CTTTAACAAGCCTAACATTAAGCCAgctggaaaaagagaaatgtctACAGGACCCAGCTCCAGTATCAAGGGCAGAGCAGagataaataaatttgaagtTGAGACGTAGTAAAAGGGTAACTGGCACATCCACCGTCTCTGTGTAAACTTTAAACTCAAAAGCATGAACAGCATTCATTCTATAATGGGAAGTTTAAAAacgggaaataaaaaatatgctatataaataaaataccagtGATTATTATTTGATAATGCaactacattttatttctcagacttatctgtattattcacattttctaaaagaaaacgtGTATCTATTTTTATCTGGGAAAAAgggttattttaaaagttgtttttttttggttttttttttttttttcggtcaAGCTGTTCTTTATTTCACGGAGAAGCCGGGGGAGGGGCTCAGTCTTTCTTGGCAACAGCTTTCCTCATAGCGGCCAATACGTTGCTCAGCTCCTCCCGCTTCCTCTTGGCGCGGATGTGCGTCCCCACCGTTTTCTTGATAAACCTGAGGGCCCATTTGTCCTTGGAGACCTTCAGTAACTCCATGGCGCGCCGCTCGTACGGGGCAAAACCACACACCTCCCGAATCATGTCCCGAACGAACTTGGTGTGTTTCGTCAGACGCCCGCGGCGGCGGCTGTGCCTGAGCTTGCTCACGTTCTTGGTCACCTTGTGGCCCTTGTTGAGGCCCACGGCCAT
The window above is part of the Macaca fascicularis isolate 582-1 chromosome 7, T2T-MFA8v1.1 genome. Proteins encoded here:
- the LOC102115543 gene encoding large ribosomal subunit protein eL36-like, with product MAVGLNKGHKVTKNVSKLRHSRRRGRLTKHTKFVRDMIREVCGFAPYERRAMELLKVSKDKWALRFIKKTVGTHIRAKRKREELSNVLAAMRKAVAKKD